The Gopherus evgoodei ecotype Sinaloan lineage chromosome 8, rGopEvg1_v1.p, whole genome shotgun sequence genome segment TGGAATTGTTTCTGCCCGACAAGCTTTTTAGTGTTTCCATCATTCTTCTGCACAATACATTGTAAAGACCGACTCTTCAGGTCCAACCTGTGTAACTTAATTATTTAAATGTAGCTTCTAATTGACTGGCTGGTTCCCTTTCAATTTAGAGGACTTATTGAAATAGACTAGACAAACAGAGGGCCCAGCCCCATCCTCAGTCTAAACCCCCAGACTGTACATAGTCGGCTCCCACCACTGGGATGAAAGTCACTATCCCCATGGGGAACTGGCTCCACCCTCCATAAGATGCATGGGTCCCTTTTTAGCCTCCACCCTAAGCATGATGGATGGTCAGATGGTGTTGGGCCATGACCCATGCTTTGTTTGCATTCATCCCCCGTAACAACTCCCCCACCATGTGGCAAAGCCCTAGAGAATTCAGTACAGCTGTATATCCCTTTGGTAAGATTCTCTGTTCCATTCCAGAGGGAGATGGAATCATTTCTCCAGAACCCTATGACATTTCTTTAAAACCCTGGTATTTTCATCCCTACTAAGCTTTGCAGAACTTTTCCATGAAGGCCTGCAGCTCAAGAGAAACTTATGCAAAGGTTCAAAGTTAAAGCATTCCCACATGTTCCATATTCCCTCAAATCACAGATACCATGTTCTGTAGTCAGCCACTTTGTCACCTGGTAAAAATGTAATTGTTAATTGTAGCTGATGCTAATATACACAGGCTAATTTATATCCATGTTATGCTGACAATACTACCTGTCATACATATTCCAAGCAGTTAAGTATTGTACACAGATTATTAAGGATTACTACAGCAGTTATATAGCCCAAAATTGACCTGTACCTTTGTTGTAATCATGCACACGTATGCTACGTAGCCCATAACACTTTGCATTAGCTGAAGCAAGCCTTAGCTTGAGTAGATAGGAAAACTGTCAGTCTCAGAGCATATGATTATTTCCTCATGGCAACAGGAAAGGAGTTACCCATACAGACCTAGGTGTCTTCATGCCTCTTTATACATGAAATGCATGTGTTCAGAACAAAGATAAGGATGCATCATGACCTGGAATGCATGGATTTAGAGCAAAAGATAAAGGGGTACACCATGATACCAGAAACAAACAAGGTAGGAAGCTGATCAGTTGAATCCAGCTTCAGGTGACATATACAGTACCTTTTGCTGGTAAACAAGTAGGGTATAAAAAGGTGGCTTAAGGGATATAACTTCGGGGTGCACACCTGCTACGTAAGGTGAATCTCACGCATGGGACTCCTCTTCGCAGACTGGTAACGTATAGAACTGTTTTCCTGTACCACCTGACTGACATTGGTTCCTTATGAAATATACTCAAGACCAACTAACCACAGCGTAGTCAAGCAATTGACTATGCAATTGATCAACAACTGAGTTAGGGCTTAAGTCTCTTGTTTCTATATGGGAGGTTCTTATGGTGCAGAAGTTCTCTCAAGGACTCCCTGTCCTCTCATTCATGGCACATCCTCTCCCATTCCTGACTGCTGACAATACCTGCAgaggggattttcaaaggagcctaagggagttgcACCCCTAACTCCAGTAGCATTTCAATAGCAGCAGAACCCCCCATCTCCGTTAGGCCTTTTGAACACCCCACAACAACTGCTTCCATGGGGAAGTACAGGTAGGAAGTTATTTCATGTGGGTGTGGCTCTTCGCTACTCTGGTCTGCTAACAATGGAGGGGACTGTGGGAGGTGATGTAATACAGACATCTGCTCACTGAAAATCAACTGAAACCACCATAATAGGACCTGGGACCGAGTTCTACCCACTGCTCTACTATTAACTCATTAGGTGTCCTTGGCAGCTCTCCCACCCATCAGACCTCATTCTCCCTCTCTAGAAAAGGGGACAGTGGTACTTACCTGCCTTTAAAAAACACTTGGTGATCTTCTGTTGGGAAAGTACTACACAAGAGCTAATACATCCCGTATATAGTCCTATCCATATCTGACTGCAGGGGCGTATGTAATAGCATGCGTGTCTATAGAGCCTTTCGTCTGTGGACCTGGGGCTGCATTTCCAAATgccagcagaggggagggaggaagatatTACTGCAATGTTACAGGTGAGGAATTGTGACACAcgaagtgacttgcttaaggccAAGTGGCTGCAGAACCAGAAGCAAACTCCAGAGTGCTCAACCTCCGCTCTGAGCACTAATTCCCTCTGTGGTTATTTTACAAATAAGCAGAGGAGGTTGGAGAAGAAAAACAATCGAGTTGCAAACAAATTTTAGCGAGATCCTGGAAAGCCCTGTTTCCAAAAACAGAGAAGACACATTACAGTCTTATCATGTCTGCATCATTTATTCTCAGTGTTTGTAGCACAGAAGCAGACGTCCCTCCAGGTGTTTTAAAAGAATCACAAAGCAGTTCTCTCTCTGGAACCTCTGGGTATTTCATTACAGCCTGGAAAAGAGTGAGATCACCTCCATTCAGAACGTCACAACAGAGATGCAGCTGGATGAAGACAAACTGCCCAATCTCACCTCCACCAGGGAGAGGGGGTCAAAAAGCCGACACCCCTACTGTTCCCGGCGTAATCTGCAGAAGTACATGGGTCCAAAGTTTGCCGTGAGGTGGGGAAGGACAAGCTCCCCCAGCCTGCAGtctgcaaagaaagaaaatgtgtccTGGAAGAGTCTCCTGAAATAGCTTAAGTCTTCAACGTGGACACTGATGTTGTATTCGGTTTCTGCTACCTCAACAGCTCTCTCAACAACGTACTCGTTCTGCAGCTGAGACAGGGAGCACGTGGAGTACACCACTTCCCCTCCCGGTCTGGCAGCGAGGAGTCCAGCGCTAGATTGGAGGGGAACAAAAGGATGATTATGGGATGTAAAGGAGTAAGGCCCTGCTGTGACTGTGTGCGTCATTAGCACAGACTGTCTGCTGAAGAGGGGAAGCCAGCCTCCTGGCTAGTGAGAGATGGACAGGGCTTCTGGATGCCGCAGTCTAGACGGCTCCACGCTATCACTGCAGTTGCAGGAGAATTTAACACTGCAATGATAATAAGCATTTGTCCCACAGTGAGGCAAACAGTAAACAGAAGCAGGATGGGTCATTCTGCTGGAAAGGAGACCATAAGCAGTAGACTGAGAGTTCATTCAGCCACATGCTCCAGGGACACAGAACAGGCTGAGAAAGGATGCAGAGGaggaatggtcttgtggttaagggacTGGGTTGGGATTTTAAAGATTGgcttcaatatttgtttttttgctaTAGAATCCCTGGGTGCCAcctctgcgcctcagtttcccatctgtaaaatggtgatgctAAAGTTTCCTgtctcacaggggtattgtgaggatacaAGTTTCTTAACgtctgtgaggcactcagatgctgCAGTTAAAGGAAGCTACATGAATTCTCCAAACAAGGTATCATTTGACTCCAATCTCTCCCATCCTGAGGTATGGTTTTCTATACTCAGCTCAGCAGCCAGTATGAGAACCTGGGTGGACAGACAGATTGCCTGCCTCAGGTAGGGTCAAGCTCACTcacagaagcagctgcatctGCAGCATCGGCAACATCTGACGCTCCTTCAGTCTCATTCGACTGAAAATGTTGTTGTCCTCTTCCATGACGGAATGTCTATCAGTCGTGCACGGCACATCCACAAGCACCTGTGTGATAGAGGACTGGGATCTCAGCTCAGTTCTCCACCTGATTAAAGCTTAGAAATTTGTTCAGAGTCCTTTTCCTTTGCCCAGTTCCTCCACTATCCCTGCACATATTCTGATCTAGTCAGCTGTCTAGATAGTgcctatcaccatggtatcagagTCCAGGTACACATACTGGATTGTCATCGGTAGGTTGCTCATGAGTCCGGGGGATAGGCAGATTGAGAGCTAGATTTTAAAAGGGTTGATAGCTACAAATGCGACAACATGAAATTATGTCAGCTAAGAGTAGGTAAATTAAACAACAGGTTCTCTCCTGCAGATCAACATTTAAGGGGAGAATTCCCCCTTCTCCACCTTGCGTAGTTGGATAAATAAATTATTGCCTTCCTCAGAAGCATCCAGCATTTTCCTCTGCCAGTGCTAGGAAACTCGGCTAGACAGATCTGCCTTTTCCATATTTTCAGTCACTTACCCTATTGTAAGTGTCCCCTTCCAGTTCCCCCCACTTCCTTCCATCCCAGGATGTGATGCGCACATCAGCGCTGATGTCTTTAGGAACGTAGCTACAGAGAACTCTGCGCAGCCTGTTACTGCGGGAAGCAGAGATATCGTTGGCAGCCAGGTGCCCTGTCATGAGAGAGACAACagaacacacacagaaaaagaacatgaagaaaaccaacaaacagaGACAAACTGATGTCCCAATTGCCCAGCCCCTATAATCACAGGAGAGTGGTCAGAGGGGAAAACCCACCTGACAATAACCGATGGGCTTTTGCAGAACACTCCATGCCAATATAgcttggggagagggagcagaaagTCAAATTGGGGACTATAAGGAATTTATCATTTCAACTCTGTCATAGTGAGCAAAGAACACCTGCTAACCATCTAACCCCATCTATACCCTGAAGTATCTTTGTGAACAGGTGAAgggtaggattgccaactttacTTACGGCAACATCCTGTCTGCAGAAGAGCCAGCGTCTTGccaccaggtgctgcacagaggTCAAGGATTAAGTCACCAGGCTGCACATTGAGAGCCAAGACAGGCAAGAGCGATGCGGCATCCAGCAGATAGTAGCCAAGGGTTCCTAAAGCGTCTGGTCTAGAAATTCCAAGAGATAATTGAAAACCAAGTGTATTATGAAAAACTGAACAAAAGTCAAGATACAGAGCTTGAAAACACATGAACGCCATGTTCCCAGAGATAGTTACCCATCAGGTATGTTTGATGAAGGACCAGAACATACAATCCCAGAAAAATACAATGTTCCAGATGGAAGACACCGATTTGATGATGACCTAGTTCATTTCCAGGCCACCAAAGAACGATTCCTCAAAGTACATTGCTTAGTGCTGTGTCTGCTTTAAATATCCCTATATTGTACGTATTTTACAAACCCTAATACGTTTCTTCACCTCACTCGAGCACAATGTTTTCACAAGCTCCATTAAAGCTGTGTAGAACCAGCAGCTGAGCTACAGAGGAAACATGTAGAATTTAAGTTCAATGCAGCTAAATACAATGCTGTATGTGATgaatttggggggggagggggcgaatGGCTTTTATTTCTGTTACTCTACAAGGCCCAGATTGGAAGATGATTCCTACAAGGTAGCCTCAGACCCAGAGGCTGAACATCCGTTTCTGAGGAGGGGGTAGGGGAAAAGAATTGTAACACGTACATACACAGCACAACCGGCTCAAACTTTCCAATCAGTGTGACAGAACAGTtcatacctagctcttatacagcatttttcatcagtagatctcaaagtgctttacaaagaacgCAGTATAAAAtctctattttatagatggggaaactgaggcacagagcgattaaAGCAATTTCCCCAAGcccacccagcaagccagtgacAGATACAGGAACcaaacccagatttcctgagttcCAGGCCACAAGCTTCCGAGTGCCATACCTTGCCGGAGGAAACCGACTGATGTCTCCTTTGGAGAATGTGTAACACTTGATGTTGGGGCTGATGGACGCAGAAAGCGATGATGGCACCTGTGTTTGTTCCACAGACAACTGTTCTCTGTGGGTTTCTTGGGGTGCTGTTTCCTCACCCCTCACTCGTTCTACAGGCGAATCCCCGTGCACATGCTGAGCTGCTTTCTGAGATTCATAAACAAAATCCACAGCATTTAGAAGTTTCAGCTCTCGGCTGACCCTGTCGGCGTCAGAGAAATTGTTGACAAGCGCGCCGTATTTCTGTTCCGAGAGGAGGCTGACGCGGATCGAGGGCCACAGGCTGCCAAACTGCACGCTGTAGTTCATGTCAAAGTTCTGCAGAGCCAGCCGGATGGCCGAGATCTTGGGAGCAGTGCCAGCCTTCAGAGGAATTGAAAGGTTAGGCACATGAAAGAACCAAACACTTTTACACTGTGATGTTTCCCCACTTCTGTGATTGGAATGATCAAGAGCAAGGCTCTGCTTTACCACGGTTACACTTGGCACTTCTGCCAGCACCTGTCCCAGGAGGAACTTTAACTGAGTCCCAAACAACCCAGACATAAAACAGCCCTGCTAGGAGGCAGCTGTTCtgcccattgcacagatggggaaactaaggcacagaaaagCAGGGCAATTTGCATTCAGTCTGAAAATAGCAAGACTGGGTGTGCAGAGTGGAAATGGAACACGGCCTCGCTTCAGCATGTTTTTACAGCTCGATTAAAGCCGTGTGGAACCAGAAATTAAGCCATAGAAGCAACATGTGAAAAGGAGGCCTTGGGACTCATAGTGGTGGGGTGTTACTGATAGGAAAGAGACAGAAcgcctggggctggagaaaggagATACTAGACAAGGGGCTTTGGATGGGAAGGAGAATGAGGGGGATCTGCCATTAGCTAGGAGGATTAGGTTTTGGGGGGATTAactgaatatcagggttggaaggaacctcaggaggtcatccagtcccaccccctgctcaaagctggaccaatccccagacagatttttgccccagatccctaaatggccccctcaaggattgaactcacaacactgggtttagcagaccaatgctcaaaccactgagctatccctccctaaggtgggggggggggaagaagagaattTTGGGCTGCTGGAATTAGCAGAGGGGTGGAGGaatgatttttggggggaggatttGGGGGGGATTACTGAGAAGGCTAGAGGGGGAGTAGAATGATTTTTAGATGCAGAGTGGGTTAGTGGggatgaggggggggggggaagggaaacatttCCAGGGTTAGCAGGGAGTGCAGGGGATGGATTTCGGGAACTTAGTAGGGCatgggggccaggagctgggtCAGTAGCTGGGCTCTGGTACTGGGTGGCCTGAGCTGAAGGGTGGATAGGGAGAATTTCGATGAGGCATTAGCAAGGGGGCTGGAGCATCTTTTCGGGTATCAgtagggtgtgggggagagagagaatttcaggggatgggtgggggttagggggaagggaaacatttcaggggcaggggaggatTTTGGGGTGTTAGTAGGGAATGCAGGAGGTGGATTGGGGGGGGTTAGTGGGGCTGAGCCAGTAGCTGGGCTCTGGTTCTGGGCAGGCCGAGTCCCAGGGTGTGGGGAGAGAATTCCGTGGGCGGATAGTGGGGTGGCAGCTTTTGGGGGGGGTCAATGGGGTGTAGAGGGAGGATTTCGGGGGAAGGATTAGCGGGGAGGGGGGGTTATTTTGATGGGGCGGGGAGGATTTGGGGGAGTCCCTAGAGGAACGATATGGGGGAAAGCTTtcggggggggtcagtggggggaggATTAGCGGGGTGAGGAGGATTTGGGGGAGTCCCTGGAGGAACGATACGGGGGAAAGCTTTGGTGGGGGTcagcggggtgtggggggaggattaGCGGGGTGGGGGGTTATTTCGATGGGGCGGGGAGGATTTGGGGGAGTCCCTGGACGAACGATACGGGGGAAAGCTCGGGGGGGGGTcagcggggtgtggggggaggattaGCGGGGTGGGGAGTTATTTCGATGGGGCGGGGAGGATTTGGGGGAGTCCCTAGAGGAACGATATGGGGGAAAGCTTTCagggggggggtcagtggggggaggATTAGCGGGGTGAGGAGGATTTGGGGGAGTCCCTGGAGGAACGATACGGGGGAAAGCTTTGAGGGGGGTcagcggggtgtggggggaggattagcggggcgggggggttatttcgatggggtggggaggatttGGGGGAGTCCCTGGAGGAACGACACGGGGGAAAGCTTTGGGGGGGGTcagcggggtgtggggggaggattaGCGGGGTGGGGAGTTATTTCGATGGGGCGGGGAGGATTTGGGGGAGTCCCTGGACGAACGATACGGGGGAAAGCTTtcggggggggtcagtggggtgcgggaggaggatttcggggtgggggggttatTTCGATGGGGCGGGGAGGATTTGGGGGAGTCCCTGGAGGAACGATACGGGGGAAAGCTTTCGGGGGGGGGGTcagcggggtgtggggggaggattaGCGGGGTGAGGTGGGTTATTTCGATGGGGCGGGGAGGATTTGGGGGAGTCCCTGGAGGAACGATACGGGGGAAAGCTCTGGGGGGGGTcagcggggtgtggggggaggattaGCGGGGCGGGGGGGTTATTTCGATGGGGCGGGGAGGATTTGGGGGAGTCCCTGGGGAGGTAGCAGGGGGAGCGCGGGGCTGTGTGGGCGGTTCCCGGTTCCCCCTCACCCATTTCTCCTTGTACCGGTACCGCCGCGGGGGCAGCCCCAGGCCCGGCAGCGCCCCCGGCAGCAGCCGCCGCGCCGGGCCCCTGAGCGCCGCCATGGTGCGCGCCGCTAGGCCGGGGCCGGCCGGGAACCGGGGCCGCCGCTGCAGGTTCCGGCCTGGCCCCGCCGGGGAGTCAATTCCCGCCGGCCGGGGGCGGGGCAGCCTGTGATACCCCCTCCCCCACGAGAGCTCCCCCAGCGTGGGGATCCCCCGGCCCTGTGCTAGGGGCCCCTCCAGAGCCCCCCCCAGCGTGGGAACCCCCCCGGCCCTGTGCTGGGGACCCTCTAACCCCTCCAGATCACCCACAGCTTGGGGGTCCCACCCTCAGCCCTGTGCTAGGGGAGCCACCATCCCCTCCAGAGCCCCCCAGTTTAAAGGTTCCTCCCTGGCTCTATGCTAGGGGACTCCCCATCTCCTCAAAGCCCTCTGCAGCTTAGGAATCCAGCTCTGTAGGAGACCCTCCTGTTCCCTCTAGTCTAGCTCTTCCCCCACTCACTATATACCCTTGGGTACATTCCTTAGCCTCTCTGAGCCTGTTTCCCCACCTGAAAAATGGGGATACATGGAGCACTGGTTTGATCCACTTTCTACTACTTCACCCAGGCCTTTGTGGCTCTATACAGCCCTGTGCACACCTTCCACCTGAACATCTATGACCCCCAAGAATGCCTCAGTGCCAAGAATGTTCTGATTCTGGCATGCTCATTCCAGTTCACCAAAGAGGGTCACATGAGATCTCCCATACAAGCTTATGTCACACTGATCCTCCATTTCATGCTAAATTTACAGATGATATTTAAGGAGTCATGGAAAATACATATTGACATCTGGCACCAACCAAAGAGAGGTTTCTTCCAGACAGGAGGCAAGATGTGTATTTTCTGCCAGGTGTAAATTAAGCATTCTAAGCCAACACAACAGACACTCTATTTACCTACAGAGTCAACAGCAAAGGAGCACACAAGATAAAACGAGCCATGGGGGTTAGCCTGGCCCTGTGCAAAGACCATTaattttggggagggggttacTAGGAGGCAAAGAACACCCCTTTATCCTGCACTTGGGAAGTAATTGGGCAGTGTGGTTACATTCACAAGGCTTTGGGTGAGATAAGACTGCTTTAGATAGGGGGTTGGCTTGTTAAaaatttagtctctagaaagcacctattgattttgttttatacgtaacccttctgtttccattatcctgTCTCACTAGCTCttaaaatcttgatttttaataAGTTTATGATTGGTTTCACCATAAGCATAACTCCCTACTGTGGTATTGTAAGAGGAGCTGATCCTGAGCTGAATTATTCAACTTGGTGTGTACATTGTTCCTTTGGGCACAGCACAGCTGGTGTTACTGGGAGTGTTCAGTGGGTAATGGCTGAATGCAAAAGGCAGATTTCACAGGGGCTTACAGTGCACCTGTTGTTAATCTGCAAAGCAAAGGTGTAGTATTGGCCTGAGGAGAATGCTTGGGTGACTGACAGCCACTTAAGCACAAGCAAGCCTCCCTCTCACTGGAAGGGATGGAAAGAAGGTGACACTCAGTCTTGGGCCCCCTGAGAAATATCACAGCATCTCGAAGAAATTTACGGCATGCTTCCCAACAGACCCCAGGCATAATAAGCCCAAAAGGAGGATCTTCCAGTTCAGCACTGAGACAGAATGATAGGGAACCATCTACGGCCAAATTTCACTTTCACTGCTAGGGCTATCTGCATTCACCAATGAATTTGATCTCCATAGGTGAAAAGCCAGCACACCTTTCACAAGCATAACATTCACTATACCTGCAAATCTTAGCGCAGAGACAGCTGCTTAGAATACCTCGTGTGACAGGTTTCTAGTGAAAAAACAGACATCCAGTTTCCAGTCTTGCAATTTTTCCAAAAGAAATTTTTAAGGCATACGATGATCAGAGCAGTCCTTCAGCAAAGAGTTTTTGTGCACATACTTCAAAGCACTTTTGAGCTAGAAATTATTCTCttgtagtattttaaaatatcagagtaattttcagtttctggggcccacaaaatattttccttaacGTGAAGCTCTCATATCCATCCCAGGGCTGTGAGGATGCTCCATTTAATCCATtactgatagaattacagaacactATTGCAGTAAGAAAGACTACTGCTTTTAAATCCAAGAACTGTTATTTTACATTTTGTGCTTTGAAGCTCCAGGCATGAGGGAAAAATATTAATAGAGTTACTTGTGTAGTGTCACAATGCGCTTGTGACAGCATCCGTAGGAAAATTATTAGACACTAAAGATGGCCCCTTAAATCTTAATTGAGCCCAAGCCCCATTTGTACTACAAAGAGCTACATTTTCAGTCAGCCCTGTAGCTGACCCCACAAAACATGGGCCCACACATGCAGAAATGACTAGTGGTTTTGGGTGTCCCACTTGAAACCTTAAAGCAGCCTGATTTTCCAAGAGTGCTGAGCACCAACCCTCAAGCTCAGTCTCCATTAAGGTGTGTGAAGTGGGGCACCCAAAGTCACTAGGAGCATTCAGTCATGATGGGTGTATAGTGTTTTAACCCTGTTCCCAAGCAGGGCTCTAGCACAATTGTTGAACTGTAACTCCATTTTGGCTCTTCGAGGGGGAGGACTTCCCTAACTACATCTGTGACTATACCACTTTGCTGGTCACACTGTATGACAAGATTGTGAAGTATATTTCAGCATATAAAAGACACCCACAGCCCTGGCATTAGCAGCTGAGCCAGTAAGGGCTAGATGCCAAGATTTTCTTCTCAATGCACTTGATGGGTGTGCACCAAGACAGCTTTGTAGAAGCCAATAAGGCCATGATGATAAGTTACAGTCACCATGTATTTtcgtcaagaacaaatcatgtcaaatcaacctgatagctttctttgacagggcaacaagccttgtggatggggaggaagcagtagatgtggtatatcttgactttagtaaagcttttgatactctcttgcatgacattctcataaaacAAACTAGAGATATGCAACCTAGagggagctactataaggtgggtgcatagctggttggaaaactgttcccagagggtagttatcagtggttcagagtcatgctggaagggcataatgagtggggtcctgcatggatcagttctgggtcccgttctgttcaatatcttcatcaacaatttagataatggcatggagaTTACACttaaaaagtttgcagatgataccaacccaggaggggttgcaagtgcttt includes the following:
- the NSUN4 gene encoding 5-methylcytosine rRNA methyltransferase NSUN4 isoform X2 — encoded protein: MNYSVQFGSLWPSIRVSLLSEQKYGALVNNFSDADRVSRELKLLNAVDFVYESQKAAQHVHGDSPVERVRGEETAPQETHREQLSVEQTQVPSSLSASISPNIKCYTFSKGDISRFPPARPDALGTLGYYLLDAASLLPVLALNVQPGDLILDLCAAPGGKTLALLQTGCCRHLAANDISASRSNRLRRVLCSYVPKDISADVRITSWDGRKWGELEGDTYNRVLVDVPCTTDRHSVMEEDNNIFSRMRLKERQMLPMLQMQLLLAGLLAARPGGEVVYSTCSLSQLQNEYVVERAVEVAETEYNISVHVEDLSYFRRLFQDTFSFFADCRLGELVLPHLTANFGPMYFCRLRREQ
- the NSUN4 gene encoding 5-methylcytosine rRNA methyltransferase NSUN4 isoform X1, producing MAALRGPARRLLPGALPGLGLPPRRYRYKEKWAGTAPKISAIRLALQNFDMNYSVQFGSLWPSIRVSLLSEQKYGALVNNFSDADRVSRELKLLNAVDFVYESQKAAQHVHGDSPVERVRGEETAPQETHREQLSVEQTQVPSSLSASISPNIKCYTFSKGDISRFPPARPDALGTLGYYLLDAASLLPVLALNVQPGDLILDLCAAPGGKTLALLQTGCCRHLAANDISASRSNRLRRVLCSYVPKDISADVRITSWDGRKWGELEGDTYNRVLVDVPCTTDRHSVMEEDNNIFSRMRLKERQMLPMLQMQLLLAGLLAARPGGEVVYSTCSLSQLQNEYVVERAVEVAETEYNISVHVEDLSYFRRLFQDTFSFFADCRLGELVLPHLTANFGPMYFCRLRREQ